Part of the Dehalococcoidia bacterium genome is shown below.
ATCACGGGCGGGTGGTTCCACCCGACCCTCGGCTACCAGGCGGTCGACGTCACTAAGGGGGCTTGACAGCCAGATTGTGGGATGGAGCCTGGCCGCGACGCTCAGGGCCGTGGCCAGGCCGCCCTGGCCCGGCACGGCCACGACTTCTCCCTCCCCGGACCACCTGTACTCCAGCGGCCCGCGGTTGCTTACAGTCAGCAGGCTCCCTCCCCGTCCGGCAGCCTCGATCACGGCTCTAACCCCCACTCCTGGACAGCTCACGGGCAAGCGCCCCCAGCAACTCCTCCACGGCGTCCACGCCCTCCACGGCCAGGTCCGCCGCTTCCGCCACCGATGGGTCCGTCTCGTTGTCGCGCACGACGACCGCCACGGCGTCCATGACGCCTTCCGCGCGACGCCCCTTTATCTCGCCGAAGACCGGAATGTCGGAGAGGTCGTCGCCCAGATAAACCAGACCGCGGATGCCCCTTGCCTCCGTCAACGCCAGGAAGGCGCTGTGCTTGTCGGGCAGCGCGCCGGGCACGAACTCGATGACCCGCTTCCCCTCCAGGAGCCGGGTACCGGTCGCCTCGGCTACCGGCGCGGCAAGCGAGAGAAGTCGTTCGCGCACCGCTTCGGGTTGGTCACAGTTACGATAGTGCAGGGAGAAGGCAACCCCCTTGTCTTCCACGGTCACGCAGGGCAGGCCGGCGAGCAGAGGCAAGACGACGCGGCGCGCGGCTTTGATCGAGTCCGCGCCGTGGACGTCCGCGCCGGCCGGCAGGCCGTAGTTACCCACGTACTCGACGCCATCAGCCCCGACCATGCGCCTGGCGAGCGCGGCCTGCCGCGCCGTTATTACCGCGACCAGGTCCAGCGCCCCGACCAGGTTCTCGAGGGCCTCAGTGACGCGCGGCGAGACCGTCGCGTCCTCGGGCCGGGGGACGATACGGCTGATCGTGCCGTCTATGTCACACACGAGGGCATTTGGCCTGTGGGACAGCGCTTCCAGGCAACGGGCGAGCACCTCCGCGACCGGTTGCGATGCACCGGCGGCGCGCCGGGGTGCCGAGGCTCCGCTTGCCATCGGAATGTCCTTTCAGAGGCCTGCGAGGTTAGCTGACGGGTTAGGACCTGAAAGTGCCCTGTCGCGCCGGCGACTTCACCCCCTGTGTGGTTCCCCCGCTCCCTTTGTGAAGGGATTCGGCCAACGCCAGCGGCTGGCGACACCCGAATCTTAGCACGGCACCGGGCCTGCCAGGACGCGACTGGCACGCGCTTAACCAAACCTTAATGGCGCGCGCCAGGCCCTTTCAGGGCCGTTTGGCCCGATATAACAGCAGCGTTTGGCCTTCGGTCGTAAGCGTGTGAAGCGCTTTGCCCTAAGAGGAGCCTTGCTTATAATCCGACAGCCTCATCATGCCGCTCCTGCAGGTGCTTTCTAGCAAGCCCAGAACTGGCAAGACCACGGTTGCCGTTGCCCTGGCCCAGGGCCTCGCCGGCGCGGGCAGCCGCGTCCAACTCCTGCGCATCGGAGACTCGGAGGCGGCGCGTGCTGACGCGGAGACCTTTGCCACACTTGGGTTCGCCGCGGTGCCAGCGCCGGTGAAGCGCGCGGACGCGAAGCCCGCGCCCGGACACCTGGCGGTCGTGGAGCTTGACGGGGCGGACGAACCACTCGATGCGCCGGCGGTCGTCGTGGTCCGCGGCGGCCCCGGCCCGGAGGACGAAGCGCTGGGCGAGCGCCTCGGCCAGCGTCTGCTGGGCACCGTAGCCACCGTGGTGCCGCCCGGGGACGTCGAGGCAGTCGCCCGCTCGCTGACCAATGCGGGCTTGCGGCCTCTGGCCATACTGCCGGAGGACTTCCGCCTCGCGGCGCCCTTGGTCGAAGACCTGCGGCATGCCCTCGCGGCCGATGTCCTGTACGAGGGCGAGAACCTGCGCATGCCGGTCGAGCATCTGCTCGTGGCGCCGGTCTACACGGACGGCGCCAAGCTCCACTTTCGCCGGTTCCCTGGTACCCGCGCCGTCCTCACCCCCTCCTACAAGACGGACCTTATCCTGGCCGCAATCGAGGCAGAGGCAGCGGCGGTGGTCATCACCGGCGGCCACCAGCCCAGTCCCTATGTCATCGATCGCGCCCAGGGCGAGCCTGTCACTCTCCTCCTCGCGCAGCACCAGACGCCGGCGGCTGTGGCCGCCCTGAGCGATGTCTGGACGAAGGGCGCCTTCTCCGGCGATTCGAAAGTCGAGGCGGTGCGCGAGCTACTCTCCGGCCGCATCGACTGGGCTAATCTCCTCAAGAAAATCCAGTGACCTGGGAGCCGCTAGCGCCTTAGCTTTCGCCCAGCGCGTTGGCCGCATTGGGCCCTAAGTGCCGCGGCTCCCCGAGACGACGCCAGCATCGGCCGGCGCGTGCAAGCCCCGGCCGTCAGGGTCGGGAGTGAAGTGGGCCGCTGCCTACGGTTCGGGAGTCGTGGCCCTGCGCGCCCCGGCGGTCCGCGCCGGCGCCGGCGCCTCCGACGCGCGGCCCGACGAGGGTGCCGGCCGTGGTGGCGGCTGCACCGCTTGTGCGGCCGAAGCCGCCGACGGCGGCGCGCTTCGAGCCGCGGGCGCCGGGCGGGGCGCGACGCGGTCTGTGGCGCAGTAGGGGCAGGCAGCCCAGTTCGTGCGGACCGGTTTGGCGCAACCCCGGCAGGGCTCGCGCAGCAGCGTCTTGCAGTAAGGACAGACGTTGAAGTCGCTCTCGACGGGCCGGCGGCAGGTCTGGCAGGCGTTCGAATCCAGCTGCAGTTCGTGCAGGATGGCTTCCGCCTCCAGGGAGCGCTCGTAGGCGTCGGCGATGGTCTCCTGCGGCCGGATCACGAGGTACACGATGAGGCCCGGGAGGTTGAATAGGCCGACGAGGAGCACCGCGACCGC
Proteins encoded:
- the otsB gene encoding trehalose-phosphatase — its product is MASGASAPRRAAGASQPVAEVLARCLEALSHRPNALVCDIDGTISRIVPRPEDATVSPRVTEALENLVGALDLVAVITARQAALARRMVGADGVEYVGNYGLPAGADVHGADSIKAARRVVLPLLAGLPCVTVEDKGVAFSLHYRNCDQPEAVRERLLSLAAPVAEATGTRLLEGKRVIEFVPGALPDKHSAFLALTEARGIRGLVYLGDDLSDIPVFGEIKGRRAEGVMDAVAVVVRDNETDPSVAEAADLAVEGVDAVEELLGALARELSRSGG
- a CDS encoding DRTGG domain-containing protein, which produces MPLLQVLSSKPRTGKTTVAVALAQGLAGAGSRVQLLRIGDSEAARADAETFATLGFAAVPAPVKRADAKPAPGHLAVVELDGADEPLDAPAVVVVRGGPGPEDEALGERLGQRLLGTVATVVPPGDVEAVARSLTNAGLRPLAILPEDFRLAAPLVEDLRHALAADVLYEGENLRMPVEHLLVAPVYTDGAKLHFRRFPGTRAVLTPSYKTDLILAAIEAEAAAVVITGGHQPSPYVIDRAQGEPVTLLLAQHQTPAAVAALSDVWTKGAFSGDSKVEAVRELLSGRIDWANLLKKIQ
- a CDS encoding zinc ribbon domain-containing protein, with protein sequence MTDLLASWPGGSLEATLKLIGALFIAYAIVLWVSAVVWTYRDVRTRTNDAFSQAVAVLLVGLFNLPGLIVYLVIRPQETIADAYERSLEAEAILHELQLDSNACQTCRRPVESDFNVCPYCKTLLREPCRGCAKPVRTNWAACPYCATDRVAPRPAPAARSAPPSAASAAQAVQPPPRPAPSSGRASEAPAPARTAGARRATTPEP